One Sparus aurata chromosome 5, fSpaAur1.1, whole genome shotgun sequence genomic window carries:
- the rsph14 gene encoding radial spoke head 14 homolog: MLMAGGVMDPSRAPVAFGRRAVPQLFEELQQPDADRRLRALNSLCDLMHDPERIQQTVRAGFLQQLKVLLEDEDPSVRTTTCELLLMLSCKYTASEALLSSSLLPPLSRLLDDSSSSCRRSVHRVMKQLSVWTSGASALLPLVPKLMLKLNEEEDEEVLVLLLSTVSCCSREDVLPALASDGVSLLGQKLSHPSPNIRREAAAAMMTLSVCEDGRQQVCEQALLPVLVGLLQEDDIEIQIHAAGVIMYAVVITPGKQQCLDLDAIPVLLDLVSKEKEEEDRRRVLVMYSLRVLTALAEAPEGRRLLLEQLPLLVARSGAAEEDENIRRAAQTAVSVITWTP; this comes from the exons atgctgATGGCGGGCGGTGTGATGGACCCGAGCCGGGCTCCGGTGGCCTTCGGCCGGCGGGCGGTACCGCAGCTGTtcgaggagctgcagcagccggACGCGGACCGGCGGCTCCGGGCCCTGAACTCCCTCTGCGACCTGATGCACGACCCGGAGCGGATCCAGCAGACCGTCAGAGCGG gttttctgcagcagctgaaggtTTTGTTGGAGGATGAAGATCCTTCAGTCAGAACAACAACCTGCGAGCTGCTTCTCATGCTGAGCTGCAAATACACAgccag cgaggccctgctctcctcctccctcctccctcctctgtctcggCTGCTGGACGActcctcgtcctcctgcagGAGGAGCGTCCACCGAGTGATGAAGCAGCTCAGTGTGTGGACCTCAG GTGCCAGCGCTCTCCTGCCTCTGGTTCCTAAACTGATGCTGAAGCTcaacgaggaggaggacgaggaggtgctGGTGCTGCTCCTCTCCACCGTCAGCTGCTGCTCCAGAGAGGACGTCCTGCCGGCTCTGGCCTCAGACGGAGTCTCTCTGCTCGGCCAAAAACTCTCCCATCCGTCCCCGAACATCCGCAGGGAGGCGGCTGCAGCCATGATGACCCTCAG tgtgtgtgaggacgGGAGGCAGCAGGTCTGTGAGCAGGCGTTACTTCCTGTCCTTGTCGGTCTGCTGCAAGAAGACGACATAGAGATTCAGATCCACGCTGCAGGAGTCATCATGTACGCCGTGGTCATCAcaccag GGAAGCAGCAGTGTCTGGACCTGGACGCCATCCCCGTCCTGCTCGACCTGGTGTcgaaggagaaagaggaggaggatcggAGGAGGGTCCTGGTCATGTACTCCCTGCGGGTTCTGACCGCCCTGGCCGAAGCTCCAGAGGGCCGGCGCCTCCTGCTGGAgcagctccccctgctggtggcGAGGAGCGGGGCTGCAGAGGAGGACGAGAACATCCGGCGGGCCGCTCAGACCGCCGTCAGCGTCATCACCTGGACTCCCTGA